A single Mesomycoplasma ovipneumoniae DNA region contains:
- a CDS encoding HAD family hydrolase, with protein sequence MVKKLIFSDIDGTLYCGDFSVDKETIDFLKNNKDSFTLILNTGNPLGSRILQTAKLLEIRYVLTSNGALFSDLKEDRHTLIHGPISQKSQDFVFRIARDLDMQLNFWTSQKYFSFNFKEQNYSYFNYPLLDPENEVFFTDSPQKDVIKLELIGPSQTLEKAYKLLEEDGDLEGVLINNISIEIGKKGTNKGSAVEFVAKSFGIDVQKTMTIGDSPNDISMLEKTNFSYAMANGYEIVKKTAKLNTSACDQQGLVYAIKDFLYRTKFD encoded by the coding sequence ATGGTTAAAAAATTAATATTTAGTGATATTGACGGAACTCTTTATTGCGGTGATTTTTCCGTTGATAAGGAAACAATTGATTTTCTAAAAAATAATAAGGATAGCTTTACCTTAATTTTAAATACAGGTAATCCTTTGGGCTCAAGAATTTTGCAAACAGCAAAACTCTTAGAAATTCGCTATGTTTTAACATCTAATGGTGCTTTGTTTAGTGATTTAAAAGAGGACAGACATACTTTAATTCATGGACCAATTTCACAAAAATCGCAAGATTTTGTTTTTAGAATTGCCAGAGATTTAGATATGCAACTAAATTTTTGAACAAGCCAAAAATATTTTAGCTTTAATTTTAAAGAGCAAAATTATTCCTATTTTAACTACCCACTTTTGGATCCTGAAAATGAGGTATTTTTTACTGATAGCCCACAAAAAGATGTAATAAAATTAGAATTAATTGGCCCAAGCCAAACTTTAGAAAAGGCTTATAAATTATTAGAAGAAGATGGCGATCTTGAAGGCGTTTTAATTAATAATATAAGTATTGAAATTGGTAAAAAAGGGACAAATAAAGGAAGTGCTGTTGAATTTGTGGCAAAAAGTTTCGGGATTGACGTCCAAAAAACAATGACAATTGGTGATAGTCCTAATGATATTTCAATGCTTGAAAAAACTAATTTTTCTTATGCAATGGCAAATGGCTATGAAATTGTTAAAAAAACAGCAAAACTCAACACAAGCGCTTGTGATCAACAAGGGCTAGTTTATGCAATTAAGGACTTTTTATATCGAACAAAATTTGATTAA